From the Streptomyces nigrescens genome, one window contains:
- a CDS encoding TauD/TfdA family dioxygenase: protein MTTIAAVEPYGAATGRLVLPAEDRSLGALDPAWVTGLLADAGFLLFRGFRTDLEEFTSFVKAHSSRITLDPARSFHGGEVAQKVDAGTVAVGLHLENGNSPFGPDLTWFLCEKAAASGSQTTVCDGYRVWDAASDTARAVFGVKDIMYSRRVEEPKWKAFVCHQTEGRKKLDDITFADMKDLVGGSVSTTLQLNDDGSIHYAYRVGAVHPTLFGSRLSWANSVFGPSYNYEAPRITFADGTEIPQELLTEFRRLTEELTEELDWQDGDVALIDNTRVMHGRREILDTDRTIYNAQSYLDPALLAAVRNGRAQG from the coding sequence ATGACCACCATCGCTGCCGTCGAGCCCTACGGGGCCGCCACCGGCCGGCTCGTCCTGCCCGCCGAGGACAGGTCGCTCGGTGCTCTGGACCCCGCATGGGTCACCGGGCTGCTCGCCGACGCCGGCTTTCTGCTGTTCCGGGGCTTCCGCACCGACCTGGAGGAGTTCACCTCCTTCGTGAAGGCGCACTCCAGCCGGATCACCCTCGACCCGGCACGCTCCTTCCACGGCGGCGAGGTCGCCCAGAAGGTGGACGCGGGCACCGTTGCCGTCGGCCTCCATCTGGAGAACGGCAACAGTCCCTTCGGCCCCGACCTGACGTGGTTCCTGTGCGAGAAGGCCGCCGCCAGCGGCTCCCAGACCACCGTCTGTGACGGCTACCGCGTCTGGGACGCGGCGAGTGACACCGCCCGCGCGGTCTTCGGCGTCAAGGACATCATGTACAGCCGTCGGGTGGAGGAGCCCAAGTGGAAGGCGTTCGTCTGCCACCAGACGGAAGGCCGCAAGAAGCTCGACGACATCACCTTCGCCGATATGAAGGACCTGGTGGGCGGCAGTGTGTCCACCACCCTCCAGCTCAACGACGACGGCTCCATCCACTACGCCTACCGCGTCGGTGCCGTCCACCCCACGCTCTTCGGCAGCCGGCTCTCCTGGGCCAACAGCGTCTTCGGCCCCTCGTACAACTACGAGGCCCCGCGCATCACCTTCGCCGACGGCACGGAGATCCCCCAGGAGCTCCTCACCGAATTCCGCCGCCTCACCGAGGAACTGACCGAGGAGCTGGACTGGCAGGACGGCGACGTGGCCCTGATCGACAACACCCGGGTGATGCACGGCCGGCGCGAGATACTCGACACCGACCGGACCATCTACAACGCGCAGAGCTACCTCGACCCCGCGCTGCTGGCCGCCGTGCGGAACGGGAGGGCCCAGGGATGA
- a CDS encoding O-methyltransferase, giving the protein MTTATTGLDDERVGAVLDEIARTAERNDPDVMKRAYATAADWPQPPTAQEAAELCAQAALPVHPQVGTFLYQLIRSLRPALVVEFGTSFGASTIYAAAALRDNGGGRIIGSELHPGKADRARSHLERAGLAGYAEIRTGDAREQLATLPGPVDLLLLDGWKELYLPVLKLLEPALRTGGLVVSDNLPMLPPEFTDHVRAAGNGYLSQQLPLGDGIEFSVRLQQEA; this is encoded by the coding sequence ATGACCACCGCCACCACCGGACTCGACGACGAGCGTGTCGGCGCCGTCCTGGACGAGATCGCCCGGACCGCCGAGCGCAACGACCCGGACGTCATGAAGCGCGCCTACGCCACCGCGGCCGACTGGCCGCAGCCGCCCACCGCCCAGGAGGCGGCCGAGCTGTGCGCCCAGGCCGCGCTGCCCGTACACCCGCAGGTCGGTACCTTCCTGTACCAGCTGATACGGAGCCTGCGCCCGGCACTCGTCGTGGAGTTCGGCACCTCCTTCGGCGCCTCGACGATCTATGCGGCGGCGGCCCTGCGCGACAACGGCGGCGGCCGCATCATCGGCTCGGAGCTGCATCCCGGCAAGGCCGACCGGGCACGCAGCCATCTGGAGCGCGCCGGGCTCGCCGGCTACGCCGAGATCAGGACCGGCGATGCCCGGGAACAGCTCGCCACGCTTCCCGGGCCGGTCGATCTGCTGCTGCTGGACGGCTGGAAGGAGCTCTACCTCCCGGTCCTCAAGCTGCTCGAACCCGCACTGCGCACCGGTGGCCTGGTCGTCTCCGACAACCTGCCGATGCTGCCACCCGAGTTCACCGACCATGTCCGCGCCGCCGGCAACGGCTATCTCTCCCAGCAGCTTCCGCTGGGCGACGGCATCGAATTCTCCGTCCGCCTCCAGCAAGAGGCCTGA
- a CDS encoding nuclear transport factor 2 family protein, with the protein MNSRTHRRTLLRAGVAALPLAAVAPAAHAAGQSPKLTAAQVASWTDAYLEAWRTKNDTAAVRLFTPDALYEAVPGVAAQTFRGREAIGRYWRDITSGQSEMTGRHGTPVVTGNRAAVELWVTMRAPAINPDGEHWVTLLETNILTFAPDGRCRRNTEYWNMQMGRLTPPQGWGTA; encoded by the coding sequence GTGAATTCCCGTACCCACCGCCGCACCCTGCTCCGCGCCGGCGTCGCCGCGCTGCCCCTGGCGGCAGTGGCACCGGCCGCACACGCCGCCGGACAGTCCCCCAAACTCACCGCCGCCCAGGTGGCGAGCTGGACCGACGCCTACCTTGAGGCCTGGCGGACCAAGAACGACACCGCCGCGGTCCGGCTGTTCACCCCCGACGCCCTGTACGAGGCGGTGCCCGGCGTGGCCGCGCAGACCTTCCGCGGCCGCGAGGCCATCGGCCGCTACTGGCGCGACATCACCTCCGGCCAGAGCGAGATGACCGGCCGTCACGGCACCCCCGTCGTCACCGGCAACCGGGCGGCCGTCGAACTCTGGGTCACGATGCGGGCCCCCGCCATCAACCCCGACGGGGAGCACTGGGTCACCCTGCTGGAGACCAACATCCTGACCTTCGCTCCCGACGGCCGCTGCCGGCGCAACACCGAGTACTGGAACATGCAGATGGGCCGCCTGACACCGCCCCAGGGGTGGGGCACTGCATGA
- a CDS encoding amidohydrolase family protein: protein MTSARLLVTGGRVLSMDPAIGELPSADILVTDGRITEVRPDIDATDADERIDARGCLVLPGFVDTHRHMWQAALRGSGADQTLDQYFATVLHTLAPRLSADDLHLGNLLSALGALDAGVTTVQDISNVDKTTEEHTDALLDALTESGLRSVFAYGQGTAQDARRVRSDRLHAKDGLVTMALNAEAGSDDNIRRGWALARELDVPTALHVRGGSPVSRLRRLGVLRPGTVFIHGTGMAAGELELIRDSGGALSVAPAIEMTMGHGLPPFAAAAAAGLRPSLSVDVEVAAPSDMFTQMRAAFQIGRFAALQGHAGPEAALLTAREVLEFATLGGAEALGMADRIGSLTPGKQADLLVLRTDRPGVAPLHDATAAVVSSMDRADVDTVLVAGRIVKRAGRLQYAGLPRLLARAEEVRDRLAGC, encoded by the coding sequence ATGACCTCCGCACGCCTGCTCGTCACCGGTGGCCGGGTCCTCAGCATGGACCCGGCCATCGGTGAACTGCCGTCCGCCGACATCCTGGTGACGGACGGCCGGATCACCGAGGTACGCCCGGACATCGACGCCACGGACGCGGACGAGCGGATCGACGCCCGGGGGTGCCTCGTGCTCCCCGGCTTCGTCGACACCCACCGGCACATGTGGCAGGCGGCGCTCCGCGGCAGCGGCGCCGACCAGACCCTCGACCAGTATTTCGCGACCGTCCTGCACACCCTGGCGCCCCGGCTCAGCGCCGACGATCTCCACCTGGGCAATCTGCTGAGCGCCCTGGGCGCCCTGGACGCGGGGGTGACCACCGTCCAGGACATCTCCAATGTCGACAAGACGACCGAGGAGCACACCGACGCCCTGCTCGACGCGCTCACCGAATCCGGGCTGCGCAGCGTCTTCGCCTACGGGCAGGGCACGGCACAGGACGCCCGCCGGGTCCGCAGCGACCGGCTGCACGCCAAGGACGGCCTGGTGACCATGGCGCTGAACGCCGAGGCCGGCAGCGACGACAACATCCGGCGCGGCTGGGCCCTGGCCCGTGAACTCGATGTGCCGACCGCGCTGCACGTCCGGGGCGGCAGCCCGGTCTCCCGGCTGCGCCGCCTCGGGGTACTGCGCCCCGGCACGGTCTTCATCCACGGCACCGGGATGGCGGCCGGCGAGCTGGAGCTGATCCGCGACAGCGGTGGGGCGCTGTCGGTCGCGCCCGCCATCGAGATGACCATGGGGCACGGTCTGCCGCCGTTCGCCGCCGCGGCGGCCGCCGGATTGCGTCCCAGTCTCAGCGTCGATGTCGAAGTCGCCGCACCCAGCGATATGTTCACGCAGATGCGGGCCGCCTTCCAGATCGGGCGCTTCGCCGCGCTGCAAGGCCACGCGGGCCCGGAAGCGGCGTTGCTCACGGCCCGGGAGGTGCTGGAGTTCGCGACGCTCGGCGGCGCCGAGGCGCTCGGGATGGCGGACCGTATCGGCTCTCTGACCCCGGGCAAGCAGGCCGATCTGCTCGTGCTGCGCACCGACCGCCCCGGAGTGGCGCCCCTGCACGACGCCACCGCGGCCGTCGTGTCGTCGATGGACCGCGCCGACGTCGACACCGTGTTGGTCGCCGGACGGATCGTCAAGCGCGCGGGGCGGCTGCAGTACGCCGGACTGCCGCGGCTGCTGGCACGGGCGGAGGAGGTGCGCGACCGGCTGGCCGGCTGCTGA
- a CDS encoding MarR family winged helix-turn-helix transcriptional regulator, translated as MEPDHVDEIISAWGHELPEIAGLPLELAKRTALLVSAFDIAAGAELEKLGLTQAEYGVLATLRRIGAPYRLKPTDLTHALLLSSGGTSNVIKRLVAAGYVTRAAAEDDARSSWVQLTPSGVETAEAAVRATTAVHARLVDRIPERTAKALSEQLRIALAAIEEGVLIRR; from the coding sequence GTGGAGCCTGACCACGTAGACGAGATCATCTCGGCATGGGGACACGAACTGCCCGAAATTGCCGGTCTCCCCCTGGAACTGGCCAAAAGGACCGCCCTGTTGGTTTCGGCCTTCGATATTGCGGCCGGCGCCGAGCTGGAGAAACTGGGGCTCACCCAGGCCGAGTACGGAGTACTCGCCACCCTCCGGCGGATCGGCGCCCCCTACCGCCTCAAGCCGACCGACCTCACGCACGCGCTCCTGCTGTCCTCCGGCGGGACCAGCAATGTCATCAAGCGCCTGGTGGCCGCCGGCTATGTCACCCGCGCGGCGGCCGAGGACGATGCGCGCAGCAGCTGGGTACAGCTCACACCGAGCGGGGTGGAGACCGCCGAGGCGGCGGTGCGCGCCACCACCGCCGTGCACGCCCGGCTCGTCGACCGGATTCCGGAACGCACCGCGAAGGCCCTCAGCGAACAGCTGCGCATCGCGCTGGCCGCCATCGAGGAGGGCGTGCTGATCCGGCGCTGA
- a CDS encoding alpha/beta hydrolase, whose translation MFKREPRRALAMTAVLFLALTSVTACAGRDVETAPQGSAMAENRRSTEEGTIAVREFSATPDRLPSCFHGVRGATAYRPPGSSGDGRLVTLGTGPRGVVFAPISWGDACEWAAEAKRLAADGYHVVTFDWGGDRRRTVSEATRLLRSRGAKNVAWVGGCMGGTLMLGMLTDRTDRPAGVAGISPLASLGGYSAGNGTSYEGELLLLGTADDPLSDEGRLREVAHSFPKAEVTVLPGTLHAAEIFAGPHGAKARRSLDGFLDRTFAPADS comes from the coding sequence ATGTTCAAGCGTGAGCCGAGACGTGCCCTGGCCATGACGGCGGTCCTGTTTCTGGCCCTGACCAGCGTCACCGCCTGTGCCGGACGTGACGTGGAAACGGCCCCACAGGGGAGTGCGATGGCGGAAAACCGTCGCTCCACCGAGGAAGGAACCATCGCAGTGCGAGAGTTCAGCGCCACACCGGACCGGCTGCCGTCGTGCTTCCACGGCGTCCGCGGCGCCACCGCGTACCGCCCGCCCGGTTCCTCGGGGGACGGCCGTCTGGTCACCCTGGGCACCGGTCCCCGCGGGGTGGTCTTCGCACCCATCTCCTGGGGCGACGCCTGCGAATGGGCGGCCGAGGCCAAGCGGCTCGCCGCCGACGGCTATCACGTGGTCACCTTCGACTGGGGAGGGGACCGCCGCCGGACCGTGTCCGAAGCGACCCGGCTGCTGCGCTCGCGCGGCGCCAAGAACGTGGCGTGGGTGGGCGGTTGCATGGGAGGCACGCTCATGCTCGGCATGCTGACGGACCGCACCGACCGCCCGGCCGGCGTCGCCGGAATCAGCCCCCTCGCCTCGCTGGGCGGCTACTCCGCCGGAAACGGCACGTCCTACGAGGGCGAACTGCTGCTCCTGGGCACCGCCGACGACCCGCTCTCCGACGAAGGGCGGCTGCGCGAGGTCGCCCACAGCTTCCCCAAGGCCGAGGTCACGGTCCTGCCCGGCACGCTCCACGCCGCCGAGATCTTCGCCGGCCCGCACGGTGCCAAGGCCCGCCGCAGCCTCGACGGCTTCCTCGACCGGACCTTCGCCCCGGCGGACAGCTGA
- a CDS encoding CAP domain-containing protein has protein sequence MNNDHLQTERHDETPAGSGRGAGEAGAHRRSGGAGAGGSAGGRHGRTSGTHRAGSTPRRKATLLAVAAVVTVGGASVVLIRPDSGADRALAADASVPSASTATVSAKPTPSTSRTPKTHKKPSASPSKAKRHGKRHSSPRPQASRPGSGNGDSAQRTAPRTPHVDSGAGNTTPNGAQAASGTAARFAQKVVELVNAQRAQHGCGPLTVDPRIQKAAQAHSDDMAARNYYEHNTPEGVDPGTRMTKAGFPWSSWAENIFKSPKDPATAVDGWMKSPGHRDNILNCSYKSTGVGVNLSGNGPWWTQDFGTRS, from the coding sequence ATGAACAACGACCACCTTCAGACGGAGCGCCACGACGAGACGCCGGCCGGGAGCGGCCGCGGGGCGGGCGAGGCCGGTGCGCACCGGCGTTCCGGCGGGGCCGGGGCGGGCGGCAGCGCGGGAGGCCGGCACGGGCGGACCAGCGGCACGCACCGCGCCGGCAGCACTCCGCGGCGCAAGGCCACCCTCCTGGCGGTGGCGGCCGTGGTCACCGTGGGCGGCGCGTCCGTGGTGCTGATACGCCCCGACTCGGGAGCCGACCGGGCGCTCGCGGCGGATGCGTCCGTGCCGTCGGCGTCCACGGCGACCGTCTCCGCCAAGCCGACGCCGTCCACCTCGCGCACCCCCAAGACCCACAAGAAGCCCTCGGCCTCCCCGTCCAAGGCCAAGCGGCACGGCAAGCGGCATTCCTCGCCCCGGCCGCAGGCCAGCCGTCCCGGCAGCGGCAACGGTGACTCCGCCCAGCGGACCGCGCCTCGTACGCCCCACGTCGACTCCGGAGCGGGAAACACCACGCCGAACGGAGCACAGGCCGCTTCCGGCACCGCCGCGCGGTTCGCGCAGAAGGTCGTCGAGCTGGTCAACGCCCAGCGGGCGCAGCACGGTTGTGGCCCGCTCACCGTCGATCCCCGTATCCAGAAGGCGGCACAGGCCCACTCGGACGACATGGCCGCCCGCAACTACTACGAGCACAACACGCCGGAAGGCGTCGACCCGGGTACCCGGATGACCAAGGCCGGATTCCCGTGGAGCAGCTGGGCCGAGAACATCTTCAAGAGCCCCAAGGACCCGGCCACCGCGGTGGACGGCTGGATGAAGAGCCCGGGCCACCGCGACAACATCCTGAACTGCTCCTACAAGTCCACCGGTGTGGGCGTCAATCTCAGCGGCAACGGCCCGTGGTGGACGCAGGACTTCGGCACCCGCTCCTGA
- a CDS encoding sigma-70 family RNA polymerase sigma factor, with amino-acid sequence MKQENGTEAVEAAKAGDEEAREQLVAAYLPLIYNVVGRALDGHADVDDVVQETMLRVLESLDGLREPASFRSWLVAIAMNQVRRRWTAARKTPVVGLDQAPERADRSADFVDLTILKLGLSGQRREVAAATRWLDEGDRSLLSLWWLEAAGEISRPELVAAVGIDSRHAAVRVQRMKEQLEAGRVVVRALSATPLCPELSQLTETWDHEPCALWRKRIARHARQCTACSGHWDDLLPAEGLLAGLAMLPLPSHLTTQTVLPAPAAATVQAAPAPADPASGAPGAHHLPKRPPRVKKGTVVAGTATLVVAVSAAVWWSPGTPPDNRKDEPKAPRTVAARTPSPRPTPTPTPTPSPSRTAPPTRSATPTPTPSATPPDLEEQATALINQRRARAGCGPLRIERRLHTAAQRHSADMAARQYYEHETPDGTGPDERITATGYQWSSWGENLHRGPRTAADAVNDWMGDSMHRDNLLNCAFTEVGIGVVQGSGGPWWTQDLAAPR; translated from the coding sequence GTGAAGCAGGAAAACGGGACGGAGGCCGTCGAGGCAGCCAAGGCCGGGGACGAAGAGGCCCGGGAGCAGCTGGTCGCCGCATACCTGCCACTGATCTACAACGTCGTGGGCCGCGCACTGGACGGCCATGCGGACGTCGACGACGTGGTGCAGGAGACCATGCTGCGCGTCCTGGAGTCGCTGGACGGCCTGCGGGAGCCGGCGTCCTTCCGCTCCTGGCTGGTGGCGATCGCCATGAACCAGGTGCGCCGCCGGTGGACCGCCGCCCGCAAGACACCCGTCGTCGGCCTGGACCAGGCGCCGGAACGGGCCGACCGCTCCGCCGATTTCGTGGACCTGACCATCCTGAAGCTGGGCCTGTCCGGCCAGCGCCGTGAAGTGGCCGCGGCCACCCGCTGGCTGGACGAGGGGGACCGGTCACTGCTGTCCCTGTGGTGGCTGGAGGCCGCCGGTGAGATCAGCAGGCCGGAGCTGGTCGCCGCCGTCGGGATCGACTCCCGCCATGCGGCGGTCCGTGTGCAGCGGATGAAGGAGCAGCTCGAAGCCGGCCGCGTCGTGGTCCGCGCGCTCTCGGCAACTCCTCTCTGCCCCGAACTGTCCCAGCTGACGGAAACCTGGGACCACGAGCCCTGCGCCCTCTGGCGCAAGCGAATAGCCCGCCATGCGCGTCAGTGCACGGCCTGCTCCGGACACTGGGACGACCTGCTGCCCGCCGAGGGCCTATTGGCCGGTCTCGCCATGCTGCCGCTGCCCTCGCACCTCACTACGCAGACCGTCCTGCCCGCCCCTGCCGCCGCCACCGTGCAGGCGGCCCCGGCACCCGCGGACCCCGCGTCCGGTGCTCCCGGCGCACACCATCTGCCGAAGCGGCCGCCCCGGGTGAAGAAGGGCACGGTCGTCGCGGGCACCGCCACCCTCGTGGTGGCCGTCAGCGCCGCCGTGTGGTGGTCTCCCGGCACGCCTCCGGACAACCGGAAGGACGAGCCGAAGGCGCCCCGTACCGTGGCCGCCCGCACCCCCTCGCCACGCCCCACCCCCACACCCACCCCGACCCCGTCACCCTCCAGGACCGCGCCTCCCACACGGTCCGCCACACCGACCCCCACGCCCTCGGCCACCCCGCCCGACCTCGAAGAGCAGGCCACCGCACTCATCAACCAGCGGCGGGCGCGGGCCGGCTGCGGGCCGCTGCGCATCGAGCGACGCCTGCACACCGCGGCGCAGCGTCACTCCGCCGATATGGCGGCACGGCAGTACTACGAGCACGAGACTCCGGACGGCACCGGCCCCGACGAGCGGATCACCGCGACCGGATACCAGTGGAGCAGCTGGGGCGAGAACCTCCACCGCGGCCCGCGGACCGCCGCCGACGCGGTGAACGACTGGATGGGCGACAGCATGCACCGCGACAACCTGCTCAACTGCGCCTTCACGGAGGTCGGCATCGGCGTCGTCCAGGGCTCGGGCGGGCCCTGGTGGACCCAGGACCTCGCGGCACCGCGCTGA
- a CDS encoding NADP-dependent oxidoreductase yields MTDTVQEWQLSARPVGRPVPGDFRLVERELPAPAEGEVQVRNTFLSVDPYMRALMSATAAGSLAYGLDRPMTGGAVGEVVTSRAAGLSPGDLVLSDLGWRTGAVAPAGRFTRLQRIEGVPDSAFLGVLGMPGLSAYVGLTEIAGMRAGDTVFVSGAAGAVGSLAGQIARLRGAKAVIGSAGSAAKVDYLTGGLGFTTAFNYKSGTVRELLAEAAPDGIDVYFDNVGGDHLEAAIDALNLNGRAALCGAISGYHDTEPAAGPRNMVELVKKRITLRGFEVGDHAGLQPRFAEEMGGWLAARKISFRETFEDGIAHTVEAFLGLMDGRNTGKMVVRL; encoded by the coding sequence ATGACCGACACCGTGCAGGAGTGGCAGCTGTCCGCACGCCCCGTGGGGCGCCCGGTGCCGGGGGACTTCCGGCTCGTGGAGCGGGAGTTGCCGGCACCGGCCGAAGGTGAGGTGCAGGTCCGTAACACCTTCCTCTCGGTGGACCCCTATATGCGGGCCCTGATGAGTGCCACGGCGGCCGGGAGCCTGGCCTACGGGTTAGACCGGCCGATGACGGGTGGTGCGGTCGGTGAGGTCGTCACGTCGCGGGCGGCCGGTCTGTCGCCGGGGGATCTGGTGCTCAGCGACCTGGGATGGCGTACCGGCGCGGTCGCTCCTGCCGGACGCTTCACCAGGCTGCAGCGTATCGAGGGGGTACCGGACTCCGCGTTCCTCGGCGTACTGGGGATGCCCGGACTGAGCGCGTACGTCGGGTTGACCGAGATCGCGGGAATGCGCGCGGGGGACACGGTCTTCGTTTCCGGCGCGGCCGGGGCGGTGGGCAGTTTGGCCGGGCAGATCGCGCGGCTGCGCGGGGCGAAGGCGGTGATCGGCAGCGCCGGTTCCGCGGCGAAGGTGGACTACCTGACCGGCGGACTCGGCTTCACCACCGCCTTCAACTACAAGTCCGGCACGGTGCGCGAACTGCTCGCCGAGGCCGCCCCGGACGGTATCGACGTGTACTTCGACAACGTCGGAGGAGACCACTTGGAGGCCGCCATCGACGCGCTGAACCTGAACGGCAGGGCCGCGCTGTGCGGAGCGATATCCGGGTACCACGACACCGAGCCCGCGGCGGGGCCGCGCAACATGGTCGAGCTGGTGAAGAAGCGGATCACGCTGCGCGGCTTCGAGGTCGGGGACCATGCGGGTCTCCAGCCGCGCTTCGCCGAAGAGATGGGCGGCTGGCTGGCCGCACGGAAGATCAGCTTCCGTGAGACGTTCGAGGACGGCATCGCCCACACGGTGGAGGCCTTCCTCGGGCTGATGGACGGCCGGAACACCGGAAAGATGGTGGTGCGCCTCTGA
- a CDS encoding M64 family metallopeptidase, translating into MRRNTPGQHRRRTSIRTAVSVGIAAAAVAATAVAATAEGATPAPQAQRTQHVEYFNGADGHPRQTTVPASKPLAPSEKAAIAAGDGDVTSIVQNGTVGTKLDVVFVGDGYTAAQQEDFHADVRAKWAKISGVEPYATYRGLFNVWAVDAVSNESGVSGDPTKDVVRDTALDSAFFCDNTERLLCVDTGKVESYASKAPAADLVVVLSNSTKYGGAGYNDISSQVGYDGIATASSDNDQSDQIAVHETGHSLGKLADEYDYGQSGTYTGPEPAQTNLTKLSADQMTAQQQKWYRWIGQQSPDGGAVGAFEGGGYYQYGLNRPTDNSIMRTLGQEFNLPGREAMIAGFYRYASVLSSPVSTHHAVSRGTRIRVTAPASAQLKWYVDGRERKAARGSTTVVPRTLGVPADGRPHTVTARATDRTKAVRDPALRKLLSRSLSWHTAP; encoded by the coding sequence ATGCGCAGAAACACCCCCGGACAGCACCGCAGACGCACGTCCATACGCACCGCGGTGTCCGTCGGCATCGCCGCGGCGGCGGTGGCCGCGACGGCCGTCGCGGCCACCGCCGAAGGCGCCACCCCGGCCCCGCAGGCCCAACGCACCCAGCACGTCGAGTACTTCAACGGCGCGGACGGCCACCCACGGCAGACCACCGTTCCGGCCTCCAAGCCGCTCGCGCCGTCCGAGAAGGCGGCGATCGCCGCCGGCGACGGCGATGTCACCTCGATCGTGCAGAACGGCACGGTCGGCACCAAGCTCGATGTCGTCTTCGTCGGTGACGGCTACACCGCCGCCCAGCAGGAGGACTTCCACGCCGACGTCCGCGCCAAGTGGGCCAAGATCTCCGGTGTTGAGCCGTACGCCACCTACCGCGGCCTGTTCAACGTCTGGGCCGTGGACGCCGTCTCCAACGAGTCCGGCGTCTCCGGGGACCCGACGAAGGACGTGGTCCGCGACACCGCCCTCGACTCCGCGTTCTTCTGCGACAACACCGAGCGGCTGCTGTGCGTCGACACCGGCAAGGTCGAGTCGTACGCCTCCAAGGCCCCGGCCGCCGACCTCGTCGTGGTCCTCTCCAACTCCACCAAGTACGGCGGTGCGGGCTACAACGACATCTCCTCGCAGGTCGGTTACGACGGGATCGCCACCGCCTCCTCCGACAACGACCAGTCGGACCAGATCGCGGTCCACGAGACCGGCCACTCGCTCGGCAAGCTCGCCGACGAGTACGACTACGGCCAGTCCGGCACCTACACCGGCCCCGAGCCCGCCCAGACCAACCTCACCAAGCTCTCCGCCGACCAGATGACCGCTCAGCAGCAGAAGTGGTATCGCTGGATCGGCCAGCAGTCCCCGGACGGCGGCGCGGTCGGCGCCTTCGAGGGCGGCGGCTACTACCAGTACGGGCTCAACCGTCCCACCGACAACTCGATCATGCGGACCCTGGGCCAGGAGTTCAACCTCCCCGGCCGCGAGGCGATGATCGCGGGCTTCTACCGCTATGCGAGCGTGCTGAGCAGCCCGGTCTCCACCCACCACGCGGTCTCCCGTGGGACCCGTATCCGTGTCACCGCACCCGCCTCCGCGCAGCTGAAGTGGTATGTCGACGGCCGCGAGCGCAAGGCCGCGCGCGGCAGCACCACGGTCGTCCCGCGCACTCTCGGCGTCCCGGCCGACGGCCGCCCCCATACGGTCACGGCCCGGGCCACCGACCGTACGAAGGCGGTCCGTGACCCGGCACTGCGCAAGCTGCTGTCCCGATCGCTGAGCTGGCACACCGCGCCCTGA
- a CDS encoding lamin tail domain-containing protein: MFRNASRVAMAVLGSAALAATAALPASADGHHRHTPQRWRSAVVLGTIQYDSPGRDDRSNRSLNAEWVTVRNTGRTPVNIKGWSLSDKSGHTYRFGNLRLAGHSQVRVHTGYGHDNRWDVYQDRRNYVWDNNRDTATLRNDHRRVVDQERWGHGHRH, translated from the coding sequence ATGTTCCGCAACGCTTCGCGTGTCGCCATGGCTGTACTGGGCTCCGCGGCCCTGGCAGCCACCGCCGCCCTCCCGGCCAGCGCGGACGGCCACCACCGCCACACTCCGCAGCGCTGGCGGTCCGCAGTCGTGCTGGGGACGATCCAGTACGACAGCCCGGGACGCGACGACCGCTCGAACCGGAGCCTCAACGCGGAGTGGGTGACGGTGCGGAACACCGGCCGCACACCCGTCAACATCAAGGGCTGGAGCCTGTCCGACAAGAGCGGACACACCTATCGCTTCGGCAACCTGCGTTTGGCCGGCCACAGCCAGGTCCGCGTCCACACCGGCTACGGCCACGACAACCGCTGGGACGTCTACCAGGACCGGCGCAACTACGTCTGGGACAACAACCGTGACACCGCAACCCTGCGCAACGACCACCGCCGCGTCGTCGACCAGGAGCGCTGGGGACACGGCCACCGTCACTGA